The Sulfurihydrogenibium sp. YO3AOP1 genome has a window encoding:
- the rfbD gene encoding dTDP-4-dehydrorhamnose reductase has product MKYLILGKNGQLGKEFLKTLENQKKDVIGLSRLECNITNFDKLNQVLSQYKPDVVINSAAYNLVDDAEKQYWEAVKVNSIAVKNLAYLSNVYKFRLIHYSTDYVFDGKKENGLYTEDDVPNPLNDYGKSKFMGEIFLREETGNYLLFRVSWVYGEGKQNFIYKLLTWAKNNEYLKVAYNEVSVPTSTRTIVDITLKALDNDLRGMFHLTNSGYASRYEWAKEIFRIKKIDKFILPVSKEIFNLPAKRPDFSAMSNRKISQILNTEIPYWNEELNEFLKNYEIVI; this is encoded by the coding sequence TTGAAATATCTAATCTTAGGTAAAAATGGACAGCTTGGAAAAGAGTTTTTAAAGACTTTAGAAAATCAAAAAAAAGATGTTATTGGATTATCAAGATTAGAGTGTAATATAACCAATTTTGACAAGTTAAACCAAGTTTTATCACAGTATAAACCAGATGTAGTAATAAACTCTGCAGCGTATAATTTAGTTGATGATGCTGAAAAACAATACTGGGAAGCAGTAAAAGTAAATAGCATTGCAGTAAAGAATTTAGCTTATTTATCTAACGTTTACAAATTTAGATTAATTCATTATTCAACAGATTATGTTTTTGATGGGAAAAAAGAGAATGGTCTTTATACAGAAGATGATGTACCAAATCCTTTAAATGATTATGGGAAAAGTAAATTTATGGGTGAAATTTTTCTAAGAGAAGAGACAGGAAATTACTTGCTTTTTAGAGTAAGCTGGGTTTATGGAGAAGGAAAGCAAAACTTTATCTATAAGCTTTTAACATGGGCAAAGAATAATGAATATTTGAAAGTAGCTTATAATGAAGTCTCAGTTCCAACATCTACAAGAACTATTGTAGATATTACACTAAAAGCATTAGATAATGATTTAAGAGGAATGTTTCATCTTACAAACTCAGGCTATGCTTCAAGATATGAATGGGCTAAGGAGATTTTTAGAATTAAAAAAATAGATAAATTTATCCTGCCAGTTTCAAAAGAAATTTTTAACCTTCCAGCGAAAAGACCAGATTTTTCAGCTATGAGCAATAGAAAAATCTCACAAATTTTAAATACAGAAATTCCCTATTGGAATGAAGAATTAAACGAATTTTTGAAAAATTATGAAATAGTGATATAA
- a CDS encoding serine/threonine protein kinase, whose amino-acid sequence MTTFENIKNKIEDLKIIGEGWRAKVYRGKYQNKDLSFKVASQEIHKHPIQKEGQILKIVNQYGIGGKIFLTGEDFIAYEYIEGTHLNKVLNEENFKILISQLLDQAYILDKLKIDKGEMHKPYSNVLVDKNLKVYLIDFERATKSLKPKNVLNLVQFITRGKERNEELMDILKEYKENQSEENYNKIKSYVLNLKRGA is encoded by the coding sequence ATGACAACATTCGAAAATATAAAAAATAAAATTGAAGATTTAAAAATTATTGGTGAAGGTTGGAGGGCTAAAGTTTACAGAGGGAAGTATCAAAATAAAGATCTATCTTTTAAGGTTGCATCTCAAGAAATCCATAAACATCCAATACAAAAAGAAGGACAAATTTTAAAAATAGTCAATCAGTATGGTATAGGCGGAAAGATTTTTTTAACCGGTGAAGATTTTATAGCGTATGAGTACATAGAAGGAACTCATCTTAACAAGGTTTTGAACGAAGAAAATTTTAAAATTCTTATAAGTCAGCTTTTAGACCAAGCGTATATATTAGATAAGCTAAAAATTGACAAAGGAGAGATGCACAAACCATACTCAAATGTTTTAGTTGATAAAAATTTAAAAGTGTATTTAATTGATTTTGAAAGAGCAACTAAAAGCTTAAAGCCAAAGAATGTTTTAAATTTAGTGCAATTTATAACAAGAGGAAAAGAAAGAAATGAAGAATTAATGGATATTTTAAAAGAATATAAAGAAAACCAATCAGAAGAAAATTATAATAAAATAAAATCGTATGTTTTAAATCTCAAAAGGGGTGCTTAA
- a CDS encoding outer membrane lipoprotein carrier protein LolA: MKKIALFLILFIVNFSFAKDIVEELQKKFSEIKGFQAEITQKTYQSGFSSPDIFYGKVLAVKPDKIKIEYTKPYKQIIYLNGTKVTLYSVEENQAIITSADNSVLITEVLEMIIKNKSIKSTFNVLETKETNDTYKISLKPKNNAEVKKLELTIDKSNLSLTKISAQDTDNNIIEIEFEKFKYLSNPVNINFNLPKNVKILNN; the protein is encoded by the coding sequence ATGAAAAAAATAGCTCTATTTTTAATACTCTTTATTGTTAATTTTTCTTTTGCAAAGGATATAGTAGAAGAACTTCAGAAAAAATTTAGTGAGATAAAAGGATTTCAAGCAGAAATTACACAAAAAACTTATCAATCTGGGTTTTCCAGCCCAGATATTTTTTATGGAAAGGTATTAGCAGTAAAACCAGACAAAATCAAAATAGAGTATACAAAACCATATAAACAGATTATTTATCTAAATGGTACCAAAGTAACTTTATACTCTGTAGAAGAAAATCAGGCTATCATAACATCAGCAGATAACAGTGTTTTAATAACAGAAGTTTTAGAAATGATTATCAAAAACAAATCTATCAAGTCTACCTTTAATGTATTAGAAACCAAAGAAACCAATGATACATATAAAATATCTTTAAAACCAAAAAACAACGCAGAAGTTAAAAAATTAGAACTGACAATAGATAAATCCAATCTATCATTAACTAAAATTTCAGCACAGGATACAGACAACAACATTATTGAAATAGAATTTGAAAAATTTAAATATTTATCCAATCCGGTAAATATAAATTTCAACCTTCCAAAGAATGTTAAGATTTTAAACAACTAA